A window from Drosophila yakuba strain Tai18E2 chromosome 3L, Prin_Dyak_Tai18E2_2.1, whole genome shotgun sequence encodes these proteins:
- the LOC6533221 gene encoding uncharacterized protein CG32395 translates to MREVNLLNRFTRQFLSLFILLTQICGVTTFVYNSKTQCFRHSAFLRFYSSLVLIFLTLSIFANISKMFDNLQAVWPNAIGSVVLLVVRVYGFVKSREIVVLLNQMMRIMRQVNLMARHPNVFRLKHLLLLLLTLQNLLRSLNTIVGIRNYPADAYDSLLNSVLLLTMLAFLLSFLLQITINICLFVVLIAMYSELHHCIRRISNDMDKLRLSCVLESGQFMVLVGQLQDIGEKLIRLRYNVFQITLKITRHFRIHWLCAIIYGLIPFFSVTAKDKNVLYFLIISALNLIFQWTIFAMLSRESRISRSICTFHLTNYHKDTAKMIDELLHQEIWERVTVTIYGITLDTKLLFKLLTISAFCAFVNRLEYLQHQCPQ, encoded by the exons ATGAGGGAAGTGAATCTGCTCAACCGCTTTACACGGCAATTCCTGTCTCTCTTCATATTGCTGACCCAGATCTGCGGGGTTACCACCTTTGTGTATAACTCAAAAACGCAATGCTTTCGGCACTCTGCATTTCTGCGATTTTACTCCAGCTTGGTTCTCATTTTTTTGACACTATCCATCTTTGCGAACATAAGCAAAATGTTCGATAATCTTCAAGCTGTGTGGCCCAATGCAATTGGCAGTGTTGTCTTGTTGGTGGTCAGAGTATATGGATTTGTGAAAAGTCGAGAGATCGTGGTGCTATTAAACCAAATGATGCGAATAATGAGACAGGTGAATCTTATGGCCAGGCATCCGAATGTGTTTCGCCTGAAACACTTGTTGCTACTTCTTCTGACTCTGCAGAATCTTTTGAGATCCCTAAACACAATCGTGGGAATACGTAACTACCCGGCTGATGCTTATGACTCGCTGCTCAACAGCGTTCTACTGCTAACTATGCTGGCCTTCCTTCTGAGCTTCCTTCTTCAGATCACCATCAATATTTGCCTCTTTGTGGTGCTCATTGCCATGTATAGCGAACTACACCACTGCATCCGAAGAATCTCAAATGACATGGATAAGCTACGGCTATCTTGCGTCCTTGAAAGTGGTCAATTTATGGTTCTGGTGGGACAACTTCAAGATATCGGCGAAAAATTGATTCGACTGCGCTATAATGTCTTTCAAATAACGCTCAAAATCACACGACATTTCCGAATTCATTGGCTGTGTGCTATTATCTACGGATTAATACCATTTTTTAGTGTTACAGCTAAggataaaaatgttttatactTCCTTATCATTTCTGCATTGAACCTGATATTCCAGTGGACTATTTTTGCGATGCTGTCACGTGAATCAAGAATCAGCAGAAGTATATGCACTTTTCACTTGACCAATTACCATAAGGATACTGCTAAAATG ATTGATGAGTTACTCCATCAGGAAATCTGGGAACGTGTCACAGTCACCATATATGGCATTACACTGGACACGAAATTGCTCTTCAAACTGCTAACCATCAGTGCCTTTTGCGCGTTTGTTAACCGACTGGAATACTTGCAGCACCAGTGTCCTCAATAG
- the LOC6533222 gene encoding uncharacterized protein LOC6533222 produces the protein MGFIADRMPRVNRTLVSLKFVVYFVITGLTALHVLHATKPLLLGLSFAEYRTVTIWAPFVSILGPLIVGPLADRLAAKNPNTFGRTLRVLTAVCLLISALIYAFLFAVPEVTRPGVVREPLVSFGCDETGGFLFQERCGSNSSCSRWEQKEGKINLTGCTYSCQNPKLYEPLYVAWLAGVPTVAPSTEQSSEFDYEDEGSTAVTESLRTRRDLESSDPADSAGVEAISGEVPHHRSIRQVKKPPTKVYVQPPHVCLTQRNQNGDDVVKHCHAYTEDTKSVVMDAIMGSAISQEEHYDDYEGWCQYPLEGFQCHIPEEQVNYMKEFKHYMQNDNSCKPMIECQVVNPYHDLSVLSDSECKNSTGYIYDTIAIYTTIRLIGDIFPMAALTLLNTAIVIAVRETSEGRGEVCRQYVWGAIGYVFFLSPLDKIFFQQEPNYNGAQAALLIFIVYFVVGAVVLLCAKQMPLSPPEWWWHTKTGMLVVPMSAIRRYTPEILVLTLVSILFGTFWSSIHSYLPWTFTDVYAVSYAGVILILALFFNVDKFIEYCGHSNIFIGGLAIFVIRFTALSDAQTKWLIIVMETIEPFVIGLIWITIILYMRHAMPRKLTATGQAIAVLSFFGLGKGFGALIGLARDEWDPRLEFWSCTYQWLAIVACVVALVYFGIYNLILAPRCTAKPQHSEELISGSASQNFGNTGNGNGAGNGTGNGNGAGASLNGNGNGSYSPLRVYHNERGKKGQFRY, from the exons ATGGGTTTCATTGCGGATCGCATGCCGCGTGTCAACAGGACGTTGGTCTCGCTCAAGTTTGTTGTGTACTTCGTCATAACCG GTCTCACAGCTTTGCATGTCCTGCATGCCACCAAGCCGCTGTTGCTGGGACTAAGTTTCGCGGAATACCGAACCGTTACCATTTGGGCGCCATTCGTCTCCATTTTGGGTCCTTTGATCGTTGGTCCCTTGGCTGATCGATTGGCTGCCAAGAACCCGAACACTTTTGGAAGGACACTACGAGTGCTAACTGCTGTCTGTCTGCTGATCTCGGCCCTCATCTATGCCTTTCTGTTTGCCGTGCCGGAAGTTACACGGCCGGGCGTGGTCCGTGAGCCACTGGTTAGCTTTGGCTGCGATGAAACTGGAGGATTCTTGTTCCAGGAGCGCTGCGGCTCCAACTCCAGTTGCAGCCGGTGGGAACAGAAGGAGGGCAAAATCAACCTGACGGGCTGCACGTACAGTTGCCAGAATCCCAAGCTCTATGAGCCACTCTATGTGGCTTGGTTGGCTGGAGTACCCACAGTGGCTCCTTCCACAGAGCAGAGTTCGGAGTTCGACTACGAGGATGAGGGCAGTACTGCGGTCACCGAGAGCTTGCGCACCAGGAGGGACTTGGAGAGCTCGGATCCGGCGGATAGTGCTGGTGTGGAGGCCATTAGTGGCGAGGTTCCTCATCATCGGTCCATCAGACAGGTCAAGAAACCCCCCACCAAGGTGTATGTCCAGCCCCCACATGTCTGCCTAACGCAGCGGAACCAGAACGGCGACGATGTGGTGAAgcactgccacgcctacactgAGGACACCAAAAGTGTGGTGATGGATGCCATCATGGGCTCAGCGATCAGCCAGGAGGAGCACTACGATGACTACGAAGGATGGTGCCAGTATCCACTTG AGGGTTTCCAGTGCCACATTCCCGAGGAGCAGGTGAACTACATGAAGGAGTTCAAGCACTACATGCAGAACGACAACAGCTGCAAGCCCATGATCGAATGCCAAGTGGTGAATCCCTACCACGATTTGAGTGTGCTTTCGGACAGCGAGTGCAAGAAT AGCACCGGCTATATCTACGACACTATCGCGATCTATACGACCATTCGTCTGATTGGAGACATTTTTCCCATGGCTGCCCTGACTCTTCTGAACACGGCGATCGTGATCGCAGTTCGTGAGACCTCCGAGGGGAGGGGTGAGGTGTGCCGCCAGTATGTTTGGGGCGCCATTGGCTATGTGTTTTTCCTCTCCCCGCTGGATAAGATCTTCTTCCAGCAGGAGCCCAATTATAATGGTGCCCAGGCTGCACTTCTCATATTTATCGTATACTTTGTCGTGGGTGCTGTGGTGCTACTCTGTGCCAAACAGATGCCGCTGAGTCCGCCGGAATGGTGGTGGCACACAAAGACCGGAATGCTGGTGGTGCCCATGTCCGCCATCCGTCGCTATACGCCCGAAATCTTGGTGCTCACACTGGTGTCCATTCTTTTTGGCACCTTCTGGAGCAGCATTCATAGCTACCTGCCCTGGACATTCACCGATGTGTATGCCGTGAGCTATGCTGGCGTAATCCTCATCTTGGCTCTGTTCTTCAATGTGGACAAGTTTATTGAGTACTGTGGGCACTCGAATATCTTCATCGGTGGCTTGGCCATCTTTGTCATAAGGTTTACGGCTTTGAGTGATGCCCAAACCAAGTGGTTGATTATCGTCATGGAGACCATCGAGCCGTTTGTAATTGGTCTGATTTGGATTACCATCATTCTGTATATGCGTCATGCCATGCCAAGAAAACTGACAGCTACTGGACAGGCAATCGCTGTTTTGTCCTTCTTTGGATTGG GCAAAGGCTTTGGTGCTCTGATTGGATTAGCTCGCGATGAGTGGGATCCGAGACTAGAGTTCTGGTCCTGCACCTACCAATGGCTGGCTATTGTAGCCTGCGTTGTGGCTTTGGTCTATTTCGGAATCTACAATCTGATCCTGGCCCCACGATGCACCGCCAAGCCACAGCATTCTGAGGAGTTGATTTCTGGATCCGCATCGCAAAACTTTGGCAATacaggaaacggaaacggtGCTGGTAACGGtaccggaaacggaaacggcgCTGGAGCATCGCtcaacggaaacggaaacgggaGCTACTCACCACTAAGAGTTTATCACAACGAGAGGGGGAAGAAGGGGCAGTTTAGATACTAA
- the LOC6533220 gene encoding eukaryotic translation initiation factor 4E1 → MLTTQQTEFKMMDNGTETLTDSRSSSSADLKTLSEMDLRKPLTEIVDLRLKHPLENTWTLWYLENDRSKNWEDMQNEITSFDMVEDFWSLYNHIKPPSEIRVGSDYSLFKKGIQPMWEDDANKFGGRWVINMGRGSKVELDKLWLDVLLILIGEAFDHTEEVCGAVINLRGKSNKISIWTANGHNELAVMEIGLKLRDLLVLPPHQLQYQLHKDSMSKPGSVVKAVYCV, encoded by the exons ATGCTGACGACCCAGCAGACCGAATTCAAGATGATGGACAATGGCACCGAAACGCTCACCGATTCCCGTTCGAGTTCCAGTGCGGATCTGAAAACGCTCTCGGAGATGGATCTTCGTAAGCCACTCACGGAGATCGTGGACTTGCGTCTGAAGCATCCACTTGAGAATACCTGGACACTTTGGTACCTGGAGAATGATCGCAGCAAGAACTGGGAGGACATGCAGAACGAGATCACCAGCTTCGACATGGTCGAGGACTTCTGGAGTCTCTACAATCACATCAAGCCGCCATCTGAGATTAGAGTTGGCAGCGATTACTCTTTGTTTAAGAAGGGCATACA GCCCATGTGGGAGGATGATGCGAACAAGTTCGGCGGCCGTTGGGTCATCAATATGGGGCGCGGCTCCAAAGTGGAGCTGGACAAGCTCTGGCTAGATGTG CTACTCATTTTGATTGGCGAGGCCTTTGATCACACTGAAGAAGTCTGCGGCGCTGTTATCAACTTGCGCGGCAAGAGCAACAAAATTT CAATTTGGACCGCCAACGGGCACAACGAGCTGGCCGTCATGGAGATTGGACTCAAGTTACGCGACCTGCTCGTCCTGCCGCCCCACCAACTGCAGTACCAGCTGCACAAGGACTCTATGTCCAAGCCGGGATCGGTGGTCAAAGCGGTTTATTGCGTGTAA